The Streptomyces sp. NBC_01298 genome contains the following window.
CGCTGGCGCTGATACCCGAGGCGATCTCGTTCTCGGTGATCGCCGGGGTGGATCCGGCGATCGGGCTGTTCTCCTCGTTCACCATGGCCGTGGTGATCTCGGTCGTCGGTGGGCGGCCCGCGATGATCTCCGCCGCCACGGGGGCGGTGGCGCTCGTGATCGCGCCGCTGAACCGTGAGCACGGGCTGGGGTATCTCATCGCCGCGGTGATCCTCGGCGGTGTGTTCCAGATCGTGCTTGGGGCGCTCGGGGTGGCGAAGCTGGTTCGGTTCGTGCCGCGTTCGGTGATGGTCGGCTTCGTCAACTCCCTTGCGATTTTGGTGTTCATGGCCCAGGTGCCCGAGATGCGGGACGTGCCGTGGGCCGTGTACCCGCTGCTCGCCGGCGGGCTCGGGCTGATGGTGTTCTTCCCGAAGGTCACCAAGGCGGTACCGGCTCCGCTCGTGTCCATCGTCATCCTCACGGTCGTCACCGTGGCCGCGGGGATCGCGGTGCCGACCGTCGGGGACAAGGGGGCGCTGCCGTCCGCGCTGCCGGTGCCCGGTCTGCCGGACGTGCCGTTCACCCTGGACACACTGACGCTCATCGCCCCGTACGCGCTGGCCATGGCGGTGGTGGGGCTCATGGAGTCGCTGATGACGGCGAAGCTCGTCGACGAGATCACCGACACGCGGTCGAGCAAGACGCGTGAGTCCGTGGGTCAGGGCGTCGCGAACATCGTCACCGGGTTCTTCGGCGGCATGGGCGGCTGCGCGATGATCGGCCAGACGATGATCAACGTGAAGGTGTCCGGGGCGCGGACCCGGCTGTCGACCTTCCTCGCCGGCGTCTTCCTGATGGTGCTGTGCATCGCCTTCGGGCCGGTGGTCTCCGAGATTCCGATGGCCGCGCTCGTCGCCGTCATGGTGATGGTCTGCTTCGCCACCTTCGACTGGCACTCCATCGCTCCGAGGACGCTGAAGCGGATGCCGGCCGGGGAGATCACCGTCATGGTCGTCACCGTGACGTGCGTGGTCGTCAGCCACAACCTCGCCGTCGGTGTCGTCGCCGGGTCGGTCACCGCGATGGTCGTCTTCGCCAAACGGGTCGCGCACCTGGCGGACGTCACCTCGGTGACCGATCCCGAGGGGGGCATGGTGGTGTACTCGGTCACCGGCGAGCTGTTCTTCGCCTCATCCAACGAGCTGGTCGGGCGGTTCGACTACGCGGGCGACCCCGGCAAGGTCGTCATCGATCTCGCCGGGGCCCACATCTGGGACGCCTCCTCCGTCGCCGCGCTCGACGCCATCGAGGAGAGGTACCGCCGGCGCGGCAAGAGCGTGGAGATCACGGGGCTGAACGAGCACAGCGCCCTGCTGCACGGAACCCTCAGCGGCGAGCTGTCAGCGGGTCACTGACGGGCCGCGTCAGCCCGTGGGCCGGCGCGTCCACGGGTCCGGGCCGGGGTCGCCGCCTTCGGCGCGCAGGGAGAGGCGGTCGACGTAGTGCTGCCAGAACTCCGCGTGCGCCTCGCAGGCCTCCGAGGTGGGCAGGCCGGTGTGGAGGAGGTGGAGGACCGTGCCCGCCGGGGTGGGTTCGAGTGCTGGTTCGAGGGCCGGTTCGAGAGTGATCTCCAGCCGGGTGGAACCGGGCGCCAGGGGTGTGCCGGCCCCCTCCCAGCCCCAGGTGAGGACGAGCCGCTCCGGCGGGTCGACCGTCAGGAAGCTGCCGGACGCCACGTTCTCGCCGGTGATCCGGGTGCGGTACGGGCCACCGGGCTCGAAGGAGAACGTACCGTCGCCGCCCATCCAGGACAGCCACTTGTCCCGGTCGGTGAGGAAGCCGAAGACGGTTTCCGGGCGGGCCGCGATGCGGCGCTCCAGCGTGACGGTGTCCATCGGGGTCGCGGGAGTGGTCATGGTGGCCAGTCTCCCGCGACAGCGTGATGGTGCGGCGGCGGCTCGGCGGGCGGCTCGGCCGAATGCGGGCCGGGCCCGGTGGCCGGCTCCCGGGGGTCAGCCGGTGATCTCGACCTTCCCGTTGAGGGCCGGGGTCTCCCGGGCCGGGGAGGCCTTCGGGGCGGCCAGGCCCTTCAGGAGTTCGGACAGGTCCACGCCCGTGGTGGAGCTCAGGAGCTCCATGCCCTGGGCGACGTTGTCGGTGACCGTGCGGGAGAGCTTGCTCGCGCCGTCGGTGGAGATGACGGTCATCTTGTCGATGGCGGAGAGGGGTTCGGCGGCCTTGGCCACGACCTGGGGCAGGACCTCGACCATCATCTGGATCATCGCCGCGTCACCGTACGTCTCGAAGGCCTCCGCCTTCTTCCGCATGGCCTCGGCCTCGGCCGAGCCCCGGGCCAGGATGGCCGCGGCCTCCGCGTCGCCCTCCAGGCGCACGGCCTCCGCGATCGCGGCACGCCGGGCCCGCTCGGCCTCGCCGCGCTTGGCGCCCTCGATGGCCTCGGCCTCGGCCAGGGCGGAGCGGCGCTGCTTCTCGCCCTCACCGGTGAGCCGGGCGCGCTCGGCCTCGCCCTGGGCCGCGGCGATGGCCGCGAGGCGCTCGGCCTCGGCCTGCTTGACGCGGGCCACCCGCTTGGCCTCCGCCTCCTGCTCGGCCTCGTAGCGGCGGGCGTCGGCGGGCTTGCGGACCTGGGTGTCGAGCTGGCGGTCGGTCAGGGCGGCCTGCCGCTCGGCCACCTTCTCCTGCTCGCCGAGGATCTGCTGCTGGCGGTCGGCCTCGGCCAGCGGACCGGCGGCGTTGGCCTGGGCGGCAGCCGCGTCGGTCTCGGCCTTGATCTCCGCCTGGCGCAGGTAGAGGGTGCGCTCGGCGACCGCGATCTCCTCCTCCGCCTTCAGGCGGGCCTGCTCGGCCGCCCGGCGGGAGTTGGCCTCGGCGATGTCGGCCTCCTGCTTGGCGCGGGCGGCTTCGGGACGGCCGAGGTCTTCCAGGTAGGAGCCCTCGGTGGTGATGTCCTGGATCTGGAAGGCGTCCAGGACCAGGCCCTGCCCGGACAGGCTGGCCTCCGCCTCCTCGGCGACCTGCCCCGCGAAGGCGGCCCGGTCCCGGATGATGTCCTCCACCGACATGCGGCCCACGATCGCGCGCAGGGCGCCGGAGAGGACCTCCTGCGTGAAGCCGACGATGCCGTCCTGCTGCTGGAGGAACCGCTGGGCGGCGGCCCGGATGGCGTCCTCGTTGCCGCCGACCTTGACGATCGCGACGCCTTCGAGGTTCGCCTTGA
Protein-coding sequences here:
- a CDS encoding SulP family inorganic anion transporter → MPSFAASLSARSAWLSPKVLRTEVLGGLVVALALIPEAISFSVIAGVDPAIGLFSSFTMAVVISVVGGRPAMISAATGAVALVIAPLNREHGLGYLIAAVILGGVFQIVLGALGVAKLVRFVPRSVMVGFVNSLAILVFMAQVPEMRDVPWAVYPLLAGGLGLMVFFPKVTKAVPAPLVSIVILTVVTVAAGIAVPTVGDKGALPSALPVPGLPDVPFTLDTLTLIAPYALAMAVVGLMESLMTAKLVDEITDTRSSKTRESVGQGVANIVTGFFGGMGGCAMIGQTMINVKVSGARTRLSTFLAGVFLMVLCIAFGPVVSEIPMAALVAVMVMVCFATFDWHSIAPRTLKRMPAGEITVMVVTVTCVVVSHNLAVGVVAGSVTAMVVFAKRVAHLADVTSVTDPEGGMVVYSVTGELFFASSNELVGRFDYAGDPGKVVIDLAGAHIWDASSVAALDAIEERYRRRGKSVEITGLNEHSALLHGTLSGELSAGH
- a CDS encoding flotillin family protein, whose product is MSPVVTAVVGVVVLLVLLALVVVTRYKVAGPSEAFIITGRRGKRSTDPETGRISTDTTGQKVVVGGGVFVVPFVQQRYTLDLSSRHIPVAVRGAVTLRGIKANLEGVAIVKVGGNEDAIRAAAQRFLQQQDGIVGFTQEVLSGALRAIVGRMSVEDIIRDRAAFAGQVAEEAEASLSGQGLVLDAFQIQDITTEGSYLEDLGRPEAARAKQEADIAEANSRRAAEQARLKAEEEIAVAERTLYLRQAEIKAETDAAAAQANAAGPLAEADRQQQILGEQEKVAERQAALTDRQLDTQVRKPADARRYEAEQEAEAKRVARVKQAEAERLAAIAAAQGEAERARLTGEGEKQRRSALAEAEAIEGAKRGEAERARRAAIAEAVRLEGDAEAAAILARGSAEAEAMRKKAEAFETYGDAAMIQMMVEVLPQVVAKAAEPLSAIDKMTVISTDGASKLSRTVTDNVAQGMELLSSTTGVDLSELLKGLAAPKASPARETPALNGKVEITG
- a CDS encoding SRPBCC family protein, with protein sequence MTTPATPMDTVTLERRIAARPETVFGFLTDRDKWLSWMGGDGTFSFEPGGPYRTRITGENVASGSFLTVDPPERLVLTWGWEGAGTPLAPGSTRLEITLEPALEPALEPTPAGTVLHLLHTGLPTSEACEAHAEFWQHYVDRLSLRAEGGDPGPDPWTRRPTG